In Paenibacillus hexagrammi, the following are encoded in one genomic region:
- a CDS encoding S-layer homology domain-containing protein codes for MKRLQTKWASLTIILTLLISLLPTMTAYASATLTISNLYTQTSNAGTASELPLDDASVTRVTTLPFALYVDITGVTETQINSLYYVVTNLNSGSIKTEKNNKAQKASANQVFFNNVNLEEGLNKIVVMLGDTDTYSSAPGWIYYAPTTNLSGFTVNTANWSDNTMYPTDRTALKAGSTGIQISAKAPNATQVEGTMLGDTIAKDGFISSDGNVYFTGDDKTKTNATCSSTTNFCFTPGDNQITFVASNDTNKYSVTKKIWYDNGGPFAFNGQIAQTSATPVYQDLITVPTFENTNLTVKLSLKSDYYAGTTVTKYTYADIAIDGQSIANNILFSASDASAVVTNGSTTATLNKNSSLTKSGEYAVSDLTLDTNIAGLTLAANPQNLTVTFKDNTGTLPDVSTTYNFKYVDATKPYINYTALKSNSGVESQLSLSDTNEISELPAQLVVYANKNTATLRVDVDGSAYTSDSATATINAFNARTPDSDSTADVNKFTITLQGLADGAKNVRLTPFDSGGSAYNAAITDYTINISNAPYITVSNISNNMTIKNITSLQCGLSTSEPCISGRAINFYKDGAGNKIEVYINEKSFTLDSNTADAIFDDNNQFKIPLNASTFGALPSGFVEGLNTLKFRVYLGGSFITQQTYNIYYFTTEAPEFTSIKPVETGTTGATQYVPASTAGTYTTTERTVSFKGVFSSLTSSGDPTMKSLSIYVHTKDANGNALVLHQTVNSSGVISDQDPSSTLALSTGTSFVAGVVASSTPQSFTTGAFKLLENSDVVFEFRITNNSNITATKSITITRANVPYTIVQPILITNSSGDMQANINKNYFTVKINAENADSVVIGKDTATKTTVSDSTGDYDQYVYTVKNLKAGANTIKFTVTRGSNKSSGTFILYNANTDVQGAGYMTDMSTKLKAFNGKIQLNFPSNTKLMRNKPDSNNNQYITNDRQVLFGLADSTDGRLDKTTYTTNSYYKSLITQKITENTFGPASELYYLDAGFIPDATSTTTTTADLLAGLTGAGMDPYDASKSGRAYFTRNYDELVVPTNPGTLTLAFNSALRMDAGKYVTVFFYDIYPNYYSQTDRGWKNLGGVVDTSKNTITVPFQKFGYYQVMYMDKSFDDITGHAYARNELETLYSKGVMKASTTYSFIPDNAITRGEFAEMLVKMFKIPLDYEGDSTFSDVLKMDYGLYEYKYIETAARAGIIRGQASNRFNPSGSITRQDAAIMIARAGNLKLGTDPAKSLTSLSKSFTDGADIDYYARTAVEAIVKAGYIEGIANTVANGTKATYRFDPTELLTRAQGSVIAYRVMKKSKMVP; via the coding sequence TTGAAACGATTGCAGACCAAATGGGCAAGTCTTACGATCATATTGACTTTATTGATTAGCCTCTTGCCTACGATGACGGCTTACGCCTCTGCCACGCTGACCATTTCCAATCTGTATACCCAAACGAGTAATGCAGGGACAGCATCCGAGCTACCACTGGATGATGCAAGTGTAACTCGAGTCACAACTTTACCATTTGCACTCTACGTGGATATTACCGGTGTAACAGAAACACAAATCAATTCTTTATACTACGTGGTAACCAACCTGAACTCAGGAAGCATCAAGACAGAGAAGAATAACAAGGCGCAGAAGGCTTCCGCCAATCAAGTATTTTTTAATAATGTGAACTTGGAAGAGGGCCTGAATAAAATTGTTGTTATGCTGGGAGATACAGATACATACTCTTCAGCACCAGGCTGGATTTACTATGCCCCTACTACGAACTTGTCGGGCTTCACAGTGAATACGGCGAACTGGTCGGATAACACCATGTATCCTACCGATCGTACAGCACTTAAAGCCGGCAGCACGGGCATTCAAATTAGTGCCAAGGCGCCAAATGCTACCCAAGTAGAAGGGACAATGCTGGGTGATACGATCGCCAAGGACGGCTTTATTAGCAGCGATGGCAATGTTTATTTTACGGGTGACGATAAAACCAAAACGAATGCAACCTGCTCTTCAACTACGAATTTTTGCTTTACTCCCGGGGATAACCAAATTACATTCGTAGCAAGCAATGATACGAATAAGTATTCGGTAACTAAGAAAATTTGGTACGATAACGGCGGGCCGTTCGCATTTAATGGACAAATCGCGCAAACTTCCGCTACTCCGGTTTATCAAGATTTGATTACAGTTCCTACTTTTGAAAATACAAATCTAACGGTTAAGTTGAGCCTCAAAAGTGATTATTACGCAGGAACTACCGTAACCAAATATACGTATGCGGATATTGCCATCGATGGGCAGAGTATTGCTAACAATATCCTATTTTCAGCAAGCGACGCATCCGCTGTTGTAACGAACGGCAGTACGACTGCTACTTTGAACAAAAACAGCAGCCTGACCAAGTCCGGTGAGTATGCGGTAAGCGACCTTACTCTGGATACCAACATCGCGGGTTTAACGCTCGCAGCTAACCCTCAGAATCTAACGGTAACGTTCAAAGATAATACGGGAACACTGCCAGATGTGAGTACAACTTATAACTTTAAGTATGTAGATGCAACGAAACCATACATCAACTACACGGCTTTAAAATCAAACTCTGGCGTGGAAAGTCAATTAAGTTTAAGTGATACGAATGAAATCAGCGAGCTTCCTGCACAGTTAGTAGTGTACGCTAATAAGAATACAGCGACACTGAGAGTTGATGTTGACGGTTCGGCTTATACTTCCGACAGCGCTACTGCTACGATTAATGCATTCAATGCGCGAACACCGGACAGTGATTCAACAGCAGACGTGAACAAATTTACCATCACGCTACAAGGTCTAGCAGACGGAGCTAAAAATGTTCGTTTAACTCCATTTGATTCGGGAGGCTCAGCCTACAACGCGGCGATTACGGACTACACGATTAATATTAGTAATGCTCCGTATATTACGGTAAGTAATATTTCGAACAATATGACAATCAAGAATATTACTTCTTTGCAATGCGGTCTTTCAACTTCTGAACCGTGTATCTCGGGGCGAGCCATTAACTTTTACAAAGACGGTGCCGGGAATAAAATTGAAGTGTACATTAATGAGAAATCATTTACGCTTGACAGCAACACAGCCGATGCTATTTTCGATGATAATAACCAGTTTAAAATTCCTCTAAATGCAAGCACATTTGGGGCTTTGCCAAGCGGCTTTGTAGAAGGTTTAAATACGCTTAAATTTAGAGTTTACTTAGGCGGTTCTTTTATAACGCAGCAAACCTATAATATTTATTACTTCACAACAGAAGCGCCGGAGTTCACAAGTATCAAACCGGTTGAAACGGGTACAACAGGTGCTACGCAATATGTTCCAGCATCTACGGCCGGTACGTATACGACAACAGAGCGCACGGTTTCTTTTAAAGGGGTATTCTCCAGCTTAACATCTAGTGGAGATCCTACCATGAAGAGTTTATCGATCTATGTTCATACGAAGGATGCCAATGGCAATGCGCTTGTTCTTCATCAAACGGTGAACAGCAGCGGCGTCATTTCAGATCAAGATCCGAGCTCGACTTTGGCCCTTTCAACAGGAACGAGCTTCGTGGCAGGGGTAGTAGCTTCGTCTACACCACAATCTTTTACTACGGGCGCTTTTAAACTGTTAGAAAATAGTGACGTGGTGTTTGAATTTAGAATTACTAATAACTCAAACATTACAGCTACGAAGTCGATCACGATCACAAGAGCGAACGTACCGTATACCATCGTTCAACCTATCTTAATTACGAATAGTAGTGGAGATATGCAAGCCAACATCAACAAAAACTATTTCACCGTTAAGATTAATGCAGAGAATGCGGATAGTGTTGTAATTGGCAAAGATACAGCTACAAAAACAACGGTGTCGGATTCAACAGGTGACTATGATCAATATGTATACACTGTGAAAAATTTAAAAGCAGGAGCTAATACCATTAAGTTTACAGTTACTCGAGGTTCTAACAAATCATCAGGAACCTTCATACTGTACAATGCGAATACGGATGTCCAAGGCGCCGGTTACATGACAGATATGAGTACGAAGCTAAAAGCCTTTAATGGTAAGATTCAGCTTAACTTTCCAAGCAACACGAAGCTAATGAGAAATAAACCGGATAGCAATAACAATCAGTACATTACCAATGACCGTCAAGTTTTGTTTGGACTTGCTGATAGCACAGATGGACGACTAGATAAGACAACTTACACGACGAACAGCTATTATAAATCGCTGATCACACAAAAAATAACTGAGAATACTTTCGGACCTGCAAGTGAACTTTACTATCTGGATGCTGGTTTTATCCCGGATGCTACTTCAACTACAACCACAACAGCAGACTTATTAGCTGGTCTCACTGGTGCGGGGATGGATCCTTATGATGCTAGCAAATCGGGAAGAGCTTACTTCACCAGAAACTACGATGAGTTAGTCGTTCCGACAAACCCTGGTACACTCACGCTGGCATTCAATAGCGCACTTCGTATGGATGCAGGCAAATATGTTACGGTATTCTTCTATGATATTTATCCGAACTACTATTCACAAACAGATCGCGGTTGGAAAAACCTTGGCGGTGTCGTAGACACTTCGAAAAATACAATCACCGTTCCGTTCCAGAAGTTCGGGTATTATCAAGTCATGTACATGGATAAATCATTTGACGATATTACAGGACATGCGTACGCTCGTAATGAACTTGAAACACTGTATTCGAAAGGAGTAATGAAAGCATCCACCACGTACTCCTTTATCCCGGATAATGCGATTACGCGAGGCGAGTTTGCTGAGATGCTAGTCAAGATGTTCAAAATCCCTCTTGATTACGAAGGGGATTCCACATTCTCTGACGTGCTCAAAATGGACTACGGCTTATACGAGTACAAGTACATCGAGACCGCGGCGAGAGCTGGGATCATTAGGGGTCAAGCTAGTAACCGATTCAACCCAAGCGGATCTATCACACGTCAAGATGCAGCTATTATGATTGCACGCGCAGGTAACTTGAAATTAGGAACAGATCCAGCCAAATCTTTAACTTCACTGAGCAAATCCTTCACAGATGGCGCTGACATTGACTACTATGCAAGAACAGCAGTTGAAGCCATTGTAAAAGCAGGCTACATCGAAGGCATTGCAAACACAGTCGCAAATGGAACAAAAGCGACCTATCGCTTTGATCCTACCGAATTGCTTACACGCGCCCAAGGCTCCGTCATTGCCTACCGCGTCATGAAAAAATCAAAAATGGTTCCTTAA
- a CDS encoding MraY family glycosyltransferase yields the protein MYGLYAIGFIASCLLALLLTPLVKKFAFWVGAVDAPNHRKVHTRIMPRLGGLAIFLAFVGAYFVISPALEVFDYSAALSLLIGGAVIVITGALDDRFQLSPKWKLLGQVIAACIVVSFGLKIDLVNIPFGTTNLPVGWLSIPITILWIVGVSNAINLIDGLDGLSAGVSGIATLTILVLAIMMPNATVVLLSIILLGSIVGFMFYNFHPAKIFMGDSGALFLGFALATLSILGFKQAAVVSLLLPIMILGVPLSDTFFAIMRRYVNKLPISAPDKSHLHHCLLQLGFSHRTSVLIIYGISLTFGGCAVVCSVFISQQFMWGLVVVIVALFMLMLVGAEAIGIISKSRRPVLSFLQRLVRRQVQTDRVGK from the coding sequence ATGTATGGATTATACGCGATTGGGTTTATCGCTTCGTGCTTGCTAGCGCTGCTGCTGACACCCCTGGTCAAAAAATTTGCCTTCTGGGTTGGAGCTGTTGATGCCCCTAACCACCGTAAGGTACATACGCGAATCATGCCGCGTCTGGGAGGATTGGCTATATTCCTCGCTTTCGTAGGTGCGTACTTCGTTATTTCTCCGGCACTTGAAGTTTTTGATTACAGTGCTGCGCTCAGCTTGTTGATCGGAGGCGCTGTAATTGTCATTACAGGGGCTTTGGATGACCGATTCCAGCTTTCACCGAAATGGAAATTACTCGGACAAGTTATTGCTGCTTGTATCGTTGTCAGCTTTGGCTTGAAAATTGATTTGGTTAACATTCCTTTCGGAACGACGAACCTGCCTGTGGGCTGGCTAAGTATTCCAATTACGATATTATGGATCGTCGGCGTTTCCAACGCCATTAACTTGATCGACGGGCTTGATGGATTGTCCGCGGGTGTGTCCGGTATTGCTACCCTTACGATTCTCGTACTGGCCATCATGATGCCGAATGCTACAGTTGTTTTATTAAGTATCATTTTGCTGGGTAGTATTGTAGGATTTATGTTCTACAACTTCCATCCGGCCAAAATTTTCATGGGAGATTCCGGTGCTCTATTCTTGGGCTTTGCACTTGCGACACTGTCGATCCTTGGTTTCAAGCAGGCTGCCGTTGTTTCCTTGCTTTTACCGATTATGATTCTCGGAGTTCCGCTTTCCGATACTTTCTTTGCGATTATGCGCAGATATGTGAATAAGCTGCCTATCTCGGCTCCAGATAAGAGTCATTTGCATCACTGCTTGCTGCAGCTGGGATTTAGCCACCGCACAAGCGTGTTGATTATTTACGGCATTTCACTTACATTTGGCGGATGCGCGGTAGTATGCTCAGTCTTTATTTCCCAGCAGTTTATGTGGGGTCTTGTTGTAGTGATCGTAGCGCTGTTCATGCTTATGCTCGTCGGAGCGGAGGCTATCGGTATCATTAGCAAGAGCCGCAGGCCGGTACTCAGTTTCTTGCAGAGACTTGTACGCAGGCAAGTGCAGACGGATCGAGTCGGCAAGTAA
- a CDS encoding WecB/TagA/CpsF family glycosyltransferase: MSTQSSKAAKSVSESGLAAIPKIRIYGVPISKMDMKQTVAYLTQAIEQKIPHQIITANPIMVMAALEDPAYMSMMKQAELIVPDGAGVVWAAGYVGEHVAERVAGYDLLHQLMKVGEPKGWKVYLLGASREVIEAAADRLRALYPGIQLVGVRDGYFNNQQDEEVLREIEQAAPDLLFVGRSAANQEPWIAKYKNRLEIPVMMGVGGSFDVLSGKLKRAPILFQKLRLEWFYRLLQEPWRYKRMLILPKFAVKVIREKEKVTKP; the protein is encoded by the coding sequence ATGAGTACACAGTCATCGAAAGCGGCAAAGAGCGTATCCGAATCTGGGCTTGCGGCTATTCCGAAGATCCGAATCTACGGAGTTCCGATCTCCAAGATGGATATGAAGCAGACCGTTGCGTATTTGACGCAAGCCATTGAACAAAAAATCCCCCATCAAATTATTACGGCCAATCCGATCATGGTGATGGCGGCTCTAGAGGACCCTGCTTATATGAGCATGATGAAGCAGGCCGAGCTTATTGTTCCTGACGGCGCCGGTGTCGTCTGGGCGGCTGGATATGTGGGAGAGCACGTAGCGGAGCGGGTAGCAGGATACGACCTGCTGCATCAGCTGATGAAAGTCGGTGAACCAAAGGGTTGGAAGGTTTACCTGCTCGGGGCATCCCGTGAAGTAATCGAGGCAGCAGCCGATCGTCTGCGCGCCTTATATCCGGGTATTCAGCTTGTCGGCGTTCGGGACGGGTACTTCAACAATCAGCAGGATGAAGAGGTGCTTCGTGAGATTGAACAGGCAGCCCCTGATTTACTGTTTGTGGGCCGTTCGGCTGCGAACCAGGAACCATGGATTGCCAAATACAAAAACCGTCTGGAAATTCCCGTCATGATGGGCGTCGGCGGAAGTTTCGACGTACTTTCGGGTAAACTGAAAAGAGCACCAATCCTTTTTCAAAAACTTCGCTTGGAGTGGTTTTACCGTCTTCTTCAGGAGCCATGGCGCTACAAGAGGATGCTTATTCTCCCGAAATTCGCAGTGAAAGTCATCCGCGAGAAAGAGAAAGTCACAAAACCATGA
- a CDS encoding polysaccharide pyruvyl transferase family protein has product MTTAGTSASSESKLSGVVAGHSGASEAQTDAVERSEAKSSKAKAGIAGASDETAGVLTPSESELSEAGSVIASGAPVGTSAPSEAKTSEVVTTAGVLGPSDTKLSAAAGTSSHVRTVGVSVRFWNQDRSELEALSRSLAQLLAARTDVRLRFLPFHLPSDKVASQYVIDRLGGDHAGRVETARGVVHPQDMLAEVAGCDLLIGMRLHSLIYAASQYVPMVGISYDPKIDQFLHRLGMKAAASTASFDAGAFASEALRLLDGREQWAAEKRAAIEELKAQAQRPAQQIATFFQK; this is encoded by the coding sequence GTGACAACGGCAGGTACATCAGCGTCGAGTGAGTCGAAGCTGAGCGGAGTTGTGGCAGGACATTCAGGAGCGAGTGAAGCACAGACGGACGCGGTAGAGCGGAGTGAAGCGAAGTCGAGTAAAGCCAAGGCTGGAATAGCGGGAGCGAGTGACGAAACGGCAGGCGTGTTGACGCCAAGCGAGTCAGAGTTGAGCGAAGCTGGGTCCGTGATCGCAAGTGGAGCACCGGTAGGCACATCTGCGCCGAGCGAGGCGAAGACGAGCGAAGTCGTGACAACGGCAGGCGTGTTGGGACCGAGCGACACGAAGCTGAGCGCCGCTGCCGGCACCAGCAGCCACGTGCGGACGGTCGGCGTGTCCGTCCGCTTCTGGAACCAGGACCGCTCGGAGCTGGAGGCTCTCTCGCGGTCCTTAGCGCAGCTGCTCGCAGCCCGCACGGATGTGCGGCTGCGGTTCCTGCCCTTCCACCTCCCTTCGGACAAGGTGGCCTCGCAGTACGTGATCGATCGCTTGGGCGGCGATCACGCGGGGCGGGTGGAGACGGCGCGCGGCGTCGTCCATCCGCAGGACATGCTCGCGGAGGTCGCGGGCTGCGACCTCCTGATCGGGATGAGGCTGCATTCCTTGATCTATGCAGCCTCGCAGTATGTGCCGATGGTCGGCATCTCGTACGATCCGAAGATCGACCAGTTCCTCCATCGGCTCGGCATGAAAGCAGCGGCATCGACCGCAAGCTTCGATGCCGGCGCATTCGCGTCCGAGGCGCTGCGCCTCTTGGACGGACGAGAGCAGTGGGCGGCGGAGAAGCGCGCCGCCATTGAGGAGCTGAAAGCGCAGGCGCAGCGCCCTGCGCAGCAGATTGCAACCTTTTTCCAGAAATAA
- a CDS encoding DUF5693 family protein, producing the protein MLQRYLFWNKPFRKVLWWLVIIGMLGSLPLALARQHTETSANQVEFVFDYRDLLDIADIQTNPQDFLAEHLKRMKEAGITSMAVYESTLSELRESRRIEYYNSRDAMMMMQNYGNPNENFTYVLFADSATQQVLEPLIQKTFSDLKVATRPWSFKNKNGLIIEMNSDEAAIQSMDPDPMTLKMLKDQGFQIVVRLSNRRPFVTNEMDKLLKSLYDLGVRRMIVDGNEVPGYSEENTEVKLNKMADLLHKNGIGLAAIEMLKEPQAGFSTLAKQTNYDVVRLHSFTEKDGEKLTELVSKAERAERIQGVADRFVLAVKDRNIRMVFLNAKPVKNTDKAVLVDPLSAYYEALQGPDGAIPRIEKVGFTVGQAKAFRVQTSALQPVASALMLIGGVSLIALTISFFVPEAALILFILGILGAVALHTLSATLYAQGLALADAICAPSVAVMLAIRSVRSGRAAQWKSGLAYGFWQLIKTSAISLIGVAYEVALLNHITYELVLQQFRGVSALHLLPIGIAGLYLLFFSVESTYAEKFAAVRKILSSYINVLGIVVAVVALGAVYYYLTRTGNEGQASAFEKLFRSFLENTLGVRPRTKEFLVAHPIFLLGAYLSVRYRHAVYLIFIGVIGQLSIVDTFAHLHTPLHISLIRISYGLGFGALIGLAFIIVWEIVARSWKRWVPRVSK; encoded by the coding sequence TTGTTACAGCGGTACCTATTTTGGAATAAGCCTTTTCGAAAAGTTTTATGGTGGTTAGTGATTATCGGCATGCTCGGCTCATTGCCATTAGCCTTGGCCAGGCAGCACACGGAGACCTCAGCGAACCAGGTGGAGTTTGTCTTTGATTACCGCGATCTCCTGGATATCGCCGATATTCAGACGAACCCGCAGGATTTCCTTGCGGAGCATTTGAAGCGAATGAAGGAAGCCGGCATTACCTCAATGGCAGTGTATGAATCAACGCTGTCTGAGCTGAGGGAAAGCCGCAGAATCGAGTATTACAATTCTCGGGATGCTATGATGATGATGCAAAACTACGGCAATCCCAATGAAAACTTTACCTACGTCTTGTTCGCAGACAGTGCGACACAGCAGGTCCTAGAGCCGTTGATTCAAAAAACGTTCAGTGACCTGAAGGTCGCGACAAGACCGTGGAGTTTCAAAAACAAGAATGGCTTGATCATTGAAATGAACTCGGACGAAGCGGCCATTCAATCGATGGACCCGGATCCGATGACGTTGAAAATGCTTAAGGACCAGGGCTTCCAGATCGTTGTGCGTCTATCCAACCGGAGACCTTTTGTCACGAATGAGATGGACAAGCTGTTAAAATCGCTGTATGACCTGGGAGTGCGCCGTATGATCGTTGACGGCAATGAGGTTCCTGGATATAGCGAAGAGAATACGGAAGTGAAATTAAATAAAATGGCGGACCTTCTGCATAAGAACGGAATCGGTCTGGCCGCGATCGAAATGCTGAAGGAACCGCAGGCGGGGTTCAGCACGTTAGCGAAGCAAACCAATTACGATGTAGTGCGATTGCATTCCTTTACGGAAAAAGACGGAGAGAAGCTGACGGAGCTCGTCAGTAAAGCGGAGCGTGCGGAGCGAATTCAGGGAGTTGCCGACCGATTTGTTCTTGCTGTCAAAGACCGCAACATTCGCATGGTGTTTTTGAACGCTAAACCGGTGAAAAATACGGATAAAGCAGTCCTAGTGGATCCGCTATCCGCGTATTATGAAGCTTTACAGGGGCCGGATGGCGCGATCCCGCGCATTGAGAAGGTCGGCTTCACGGTTGGCCAAGCGAAAGCCTTCCGGGTTCAGACCTCGGCGTTGCAGCCTGTAGCTAGTGCTCTTATGCTGATTGGCGGAGTTAGCTTGATTGCGCTCACGATTTCGTTTTTTGTACCGGAAGCCGCTTTGATTCTGTTTATTCTCGGCATTCTGGGTGCCGTAGCGCTGCATACGTTATCTGCGACATTGTATGCGCAAGGGCTTGCCCTGGCGGATGCCATATGTGCGCCGAGCGTGGCGGTTATGCTTGCAATTCGCTCGGTTCGCTCAGGACGCGCCGCCCAGTGGAAATCCGGGTTAGCCTATGGCTTCTGGCAGCTCATCAAAACTTCAGCGATTTCACTCATTGGCGTCGCCTACGAGGTTGCCTTGCTGAACCATATTACCTATGAGCTTGTGCTTCAGCAGTTCCGCGGCGTTAGTGCGCTGCATCTGCTTCCTATTGGAATCGCCGGACTGTACCTGCTGTTTTTCAGTGTGGAGAGCACATATGCTGAGAAGTTTGCGGCCGTTCGTAAAATCCTATCTTCGTATATTAATGTCCTTGGTATTGTCGTTGCAGTTGTTGCTTTGGGGGCAGTCTATTACTACCTCACACGAACAGGAAATGAAGGTCAAGCTTCGGCTTTCGAAAAGCTGTTCCGCTCTTTCTTGGAAAACACGCTGGGCGTAAGACCGCGTACGAAAGAATTCTTGGTTGCTCACCCGATCTTCTTGCTGGGAGCGTACTTGTCCGTTCGATATAGACATGCTGTGTATCTGATCTTTATCGGTGTTATCGGCCAGTTGTCCATTGTCGATACGTTTGCTCATCTGCATACGCCGCTGCATATCTCCTTGATCCGAATTTCATACGGTCTGGGCTTCGGTGCGCTAATCGGTCTAGCTTTCATTATCGTCTGGGAAATTGTCGCAAGGAGTTGGAAGCGTTGGGTACCTCGAGTATCAAAATAG
- the fabZ gene encoding 3-hydroxyacyl-ACP dehydratase FabZ: MLDINQIQEIIPHRPPFLLVDRILEVEEGVRAVGIKNVTMNEPFFTGHFPGYPVMPGVLIIEALAQVGGVAMLSKPENKGKIGLFAGADGIRWRKQVVPGDTLILEMTITRMKGTVVKGQAVAKVGDEIVVEGELMFALANK; encoded by the coding sequence ATGCTAGATATCAATCAAATTCAAGAAATTATTCCACACAGACCTCCCTTCTTACTTGTGGATCGCATTCTGGAAGTGGAAGAAGGCGTACGCGCCGTAGGCATTAAGAATGTGACGATGAACGAGCCCTTCTTTACAGGGCATTTTCCAGGCTATCCGGTCATGCCAGGCGTGCTGATTATCGAAGCGCTGGCGCAAGTCGGAGGTGTTGCCATGCTCTCCAAGCCGGAGAACAAGGGCAAGATCGGCCTGTTTGCCGGAGCCGACGGAATTCGCTGGAGAAAGCAAGTCGTTCCCGGGGATACGCTGATTTTGGAAATGACCATTACCCGTATGAAAGGCACTGTCGTGAAAGGTCAGGCGGTTGCTAAAGTCGGAGATGAAATTGTAGTCGAAGGCGAGCTTATGTTCGCCCTTGCTAATAAATAA
- a CDS encoding CDP-alcohol phosphatidyltransferase family protein — translation MNLPNILTISRFILIPIYLIIFFDGHARIAFLILLLAGVTDILDGHIARTRGLISQIGIMLDPLADKCMMIAVILSLLISGMIPWQAAVFMFIRDISMIAGSAFFHFQGKLTVPANVMGKLTTVLYYLAILFIVFEVSFATVYLWFVIIVSMITSVIYIVQFMLLNRKAN, via the coding sequence TTGAATTTACCAAACATCCTGACAATCAGCAGGTTTATCTTGATCCCCATCTACCTGATCATATTTTTTGACGGTCATGCCAGAATTGCGTTCTTGATCCTCCTTCTCGCCGGAGTAACGGATATACTGGACGGACATATTGCTAGAACGAGGGGACTTATTTCACAAATCGGCATCATGCTGGATCCGTTGGCAGACAAGTGCATGATGATCGCTGTGATTCTCTCGCTGCTTATTTCCGGCATGATTCCCTGGCAGGCGGCGGTATTTATGTTTATTCGTGATATCAGCATGATTGCAGGTTCCGCCTTCTTCCATTTTCAAGGCAAGCTCACAGTGCCCGCTAATGTAATGGGTAAGCTGACGACAGTACTCTACTACCTGGCTATTCTCTTTATTGTGTTCGAAGTTAGCTTCGCTACCGTATACTTATGGTTTGTGATTATAGTCTCTATGATCACTTCCGTTATCTATATCGTCCAATTTATGCTGCTTAATCGCAAAGCAAATTGA
- a CDS encoding DNA-directed RNA polymerase subunit beta → MSEAQAPTKKKKKKARPTWLKVILAIIKGLRVPVLALLAIYAGLWIGYSKLGGQPPSEIFHISTWKHLYDLVFAS, encoded by the coding sequence ATGTCTGAAGCTCAGGCTCCAACCAAGAAAAAGAAGAAGAAGGCAAGGCCCACTTGGCTGAAAGTGATCTTGGCCATTATAAAGGGGCTTCGTGTACCCGTACTTGCGCTGTTGGCTATCTATGCAGGGCTTTGGATTGGTTACAGCAAGCTTGGCGGTCAGCCTCCTTCGGAAATTTTTCATATCAGCACTTGGAAGCACTTATACGATCTGGTGTTTGCCAGCTAA